A genomic region of Ictidomys tridecemlineatus isolate mIctTri1 chromosome 10, mIctTri1.hap1, whole genome shotgun sequence contains the following coding sequences:
- the LOC144367079 gene encoding regulator of G-protein signaling 5: MAERAKQIYEEFIQTEAPKEVNIDHFTKDLTVKNLVEPSLSSFDSAQKKVHALMEKDSLPRFLRSEFYQELVK, encoded by the exons ATGGCGGAGAGGGCGAAGCAAATCTACGAGGAATTCATCCAAACGGAGGCTCCTAAGGAG GTGAACATCGACCACTTCACCAAGGACCTCACGGTGAAGAACCTGGTGGAGCCTTCCCTGAGCAGCTTTGACTCTGCCCAGAAGAAAGTCCATGCCCTGATGGAGAAGGATTCACTGCCTCGCTTCCTGCGCTCCGAGTTCTATCAGGAGCTGGTCAAGTAG